A genomic segment from Gemmatimonadota bacterium encodes:
- the murC gene encoding UDP-N-acetylmuramate--L-alanine ligase, translating into MASLFDPADPRPLHFVGIGGAGMSALALAARRRGVAVTGCDVEDTAFADLERAGARTQLGPDAAHILGARAVVVTAAAAQDHPELVAARIAGIPVVPRKEALAALVNGQTLVAIAGTHGKTTTTVMTTEALRAAGLHPSGLAGGRVGSWGGNALLDGDTLFVVEADEYDQAFLTLQPTIAVINNVEPDHLECYGSVDAMEGAFVEFARRADRVLVGTADQGSDRVAQAIGAKAWRFGVEQGDILVVPRDLSASGSIADVTFPDAQRVTLHLQVPGVHNLRNATAALGVAFALRAPLEPVLTALHEFAGVGRRFERGGVVAGVEFVDDYAHHPTELVATLAAARQAYPDHRLVAVFQPHLYSRTREHGEAMGRALAAADLVVVADVYGAREQPMEGITGKLVADAAVAAGAFVLYEPKRSALATEVAGLLREGDVVFTLGAGDITRVGPEVRAILEAR; encoded by the coding sequence GTGGCTTCCCTCTTCGATCCGGCCGACCCCAGACCACTCCACTTCGTCGGAATCGGCGGGGCAGGGATGAGTGCGCTCGCACTTGCCGCGCGTCGTCGCGGCGTGGCAGTCACCGGTTGTGATGTCGAGGACACCGCCTTCGCCGATCTTGAGCGCGCGGGCGCGCGAACGCAGCTCGGTCCCGATGCCGCTCATATCCTCGGTGCGCGCGCGGTGGTCGTGACGGCCGCCGCCGCACAGGATCATCCTGAACTCGTCGCGGCGCGGATCGCCGGTATTCCCGTCGTCCCGCGCAAGGAAGCGCTGGCGGCCCTGGTCAATGGTCAGACGCTCGTGGCGATTGCCGGAACGCACGGCAAGACGACCACCACCGTGATGACGACGGAAGCGCTGCGAGCGGCCGGGCTACACCCTTCCGGACTCGCGGGTGGGCGAGTTGGCTCCTGGGGCGGCAACGCGTTGCTGGATGGCGACACGCTCTTCGTCGTTGAAGCGGATGAGTACGATCAGGCCTTCCTGACGCTGCAGCCGACGATTGCCGTCATCAACAACGTCGAGCCGGATCATCTCGAGTGCTACGGGTCGGTCGATGCGATGGAGGGCGCCTTTGTCGAATTCGCGCGCCGCGCCGACCGGGTGCTCGTCGGCACGGCAGACCAGGGGAGCGATCGAGTCGCGCAGGCGATCGGGGCGAAAGCGTGGCGCTTCGGGGTCGAGCAAGGGGACATCCTCGTCGTACCGCGTGACCTCAGCGCGAGCGGGTCAATCGCTGACGTCACCTTTCCGGATGCCCAGCGGGTCACGCTTCACTTGCAAGTACCAGGCGTTCACAACCTTCGCAATGCGACGGCGGCGCTCGGTGTTGCCTTCGCGCTTCGTGCGCCACTTGAGCCGGTACTGACAGCGCTGCACGAGTTCGCCGGCGTCGGCCGGCGCTTCGAGCGGGGCGGCGTCGTGGCAGGTGTCGAGTTCGTCGACGACTACGCCCATCACCCGACCGAGCTGGTCGCCACGCTGGCGGCCGCGCGTCAGGCCTACCCCGACCATCGTCTTGTTGCTGTCTTCCAGCCGCACCTCTACTCGCGCACCCGCGAGCACGGCGAAGCGATGGGGCGTGCGCTCGCCGCGGCCGACCTTGTCGTCGTGGCCGATGTCTATGGCGCGCGTGAGCAGCCGATGGAAGGAATCACCGGCAAGCTGGTGGCCGATGCCGCCGTCGCCGCTGGTGCCTTCGTGCTGTATGAGCCGAAGCGGAGCGCACTCGCCACTGAAGTCGCCGGCTTGCTCCGCGAGGGCGATGTCGTCTTCACTCTCGGCGCGGGCGATATCACCAGGGTCGGTCCCGAGGTGCGGGCCATTCTGGAGGCACGGTGA
- a CDS encoding FtsQ-type POTRA domain-containing protein encodes MTRGVKVLVAALVLAVSATVAVAAPRILHRARFFRVHEIEVTGLRYLDRDEVVRRLLLARDASIADPIAPILAAAEAIPGVVAASVEKRMPGTLRVTLLEATPVALAAQSERLVLLDQRGRVLPFDPARVPVSLPIAEPDSATAAVLTRVMTTDTGWFARIERAHREGGDVLFDEGPHRVRLRVGATAATLRAISAVRDYLDRKSVSWREIDARYQDRVFVRKGSA; translated from the coding sequence GTGACGCGCGGCGTGAAGGTGCTGGTGGCTGCACTCGTGCTGGCTGTGTCCGCCACGGTAGCGGTTGCTGCGCCGCGCATCCTGCACCGCGCCCGTTTCTTCCGGGTCCACGAGATCGAGGTCACCGGCCTGCGCTATCTCGACCGGGATGAAGTCGTCCGACGTTTGTTGCTCGCGCGTGATGCCTCGATCGCCGATCCGATTGCTCCAATCCTCGCGGCGGCCGAAGCCATCCCAGGGGTGGTCGCGGCCTCGGTCGAGAAGCGGATGCCCGGCACGCTGCGCGTCACGCTCCTCGAAGCGACGCCGGTGGCGCTCGCGGCGCAGTCGGAACGACTCGTCCTGCTGGATCAGCGGGGGCGTGTGTTGCCGTTCGATCCGGCGCGTGTCCCCGTCTCGCTTCCCATCGCCGAGCCGGACTCGGCCACGGCGGCCGTGCTGACTCGCGTGATGACAACCGACACCGGCTGGTTCGCGCGGATCGAACGAGCGCATCGCGAGGGTGGCGATGTGCTCTTCGACGAGGGGCCACACCGGGTCCGCCTGCGCGTCGGTGCGACCGCCGCAACCCTCCGCGCCATCTCGGCGGTGCGCGACTACCTTGACCGCAAGTCTGTCAGTTGGCGTGAAATCGACGCTCGATATCAGGACCGGGTCTTTGTCCGGAAGGGTTCCGCGTGA
- the ftsA gene encoding cell division protein FtsA codes for MTVPVQRLVAAVDLGSTKVTGLIGEVTGDSRSWGLRILGVGVEKSTGLRRGVIRDFEEVVRAVHKAMTDAERVAGIEVGTVYCGVAGEQISQRVSHGVASVPGSEIRTSDLARVNDVASNVSFGHDQELLHAIPHDYRVDGQPGYADPIGMTGERVEAEVYLITARSSALAHQRKAIEKAGWHVGEFVLEPLAGSLAVLSPEEREDGVVMVELGGGSTTVAIFQGGKLRHSASLRFAGGHVTADLVHGLQVTQAEAERIKETWGAAYESVVSENEVIELPASGVHPARHAPRQLVAHIMRMRLQEVMELAFDEIARSGWAMAGLPGGVVLTGAAAAAPGMIELTRDVFAAPVRIGVPADGLRGLTDRVASPGFAVPVGLALYGARQVALGGGFGAGGRTSPAVERMFAPVKRWLQDFF; via the coding sequence GTGACCGTACCAGTGCAGCGGCTCGTCGCCGCAGTTGATCTCGGCAGCACCAAGGTGACTGGACTCATCGGTGAGGTGACTGGTGATTCCCGTTCCTGGGGGCTGCGCATCCTCGGCGTCGGCGTCGAAAAGTCGACCGGGTTGCGCCGCGGAGTAATCCGTGATTTCGAGGAAGTCGTTCGCGCCGTGCACAAGGCGATGACCGATGCCGAACGTGTCGCCGGGATCGAAGTCGGGACCGTCTATTGCGGGGTCGCGGGCGAACAGATCTCGCAACGTGTTTCGCACGGTGTGGCGAGCGTCCCTGGCAGTGAGATCCGGACCTCAGACCTCGCACGCGTCAATGACGTTGCCAGCAACGTTTCGTTCGGGCACGATCAGGAACTCCTCCACGCGATTCCGCACGACTATCGGGTTGATGGACAGCCCGGCTACGCCGATCCGATCGGGATGACCGGTGAGAGGGTCGAAGCCGAGGTGTATCTCATTACCGCCCGGTCGAGCGCGCTGGCTCACCAGCGGAAGGCGATCGAGAAGGCGGGGTGGCACGTCGGCGAGTTCGTCCTTGAGCCGCTGGCGGGGTCGCTGGCGGTCCTCAGCCCCGAGGAGCGCGAGGACGGGGTGGTGATGGTCGAACTTGGCGGCGGGAGTACCACTGTCGCCATCTTTCAGGGTGGCAAGCTGCGCCACTCGGCCTCCCTCCGTTTTGCCGGGGGACACGTCACCGCCGACCTCGTCCACGGGCTGCAGGTGACGCAGGCCGAGGCCGAGCGGATCAAGGAGACGTGGGGGGCAGCGTACGAGTCGGTCGTCTCGGAGAACGAGGTGATCGAACTGCCTGCGAGCGGGGTCCACCCTGCCCGGCATGCCCCCCGGCAGTTGGTCGCGCACATCATGCGGATGCGGCTCCAGGAAGTGATGGAGCTGGCCTTCGATGAGATTGCCCGGAGTGGCTGGGCCATGGCAGGGCTGCCGGGGGGGGTCGTCCTGACCGGGGCGGCTGCGGCGGCCCCGGGAATGATCGAGCTCACCCGCGATGTCTTCGCGGCGCCGGTCCGGATCGGCGTTCCGGCCGACGGATTGCGTGGGCTTACGGACAGGGTCGCTTCGCCGGGCTTCGCGGTACCGGTCGGATTGGCCCTCTACGGTGCACGTCAGGTCGCCCTCGGGGGCGGGTTTGGCGCCGGTGGTCGCACGTCACCGGCGGTCGAGCGGATGTTTGCGCCAGTAAAGCGGTGGTTGCAGGATTTCTTCTGA
- the ftsZ gene encoding cell division protein FtsZ, protein MIFELEEQSAQNARMKVVGVGGGGGNAVNRMIEEHLAGVQFISVNTDAQALSGSRSDLKVQIGKKLTRGLGAGARPEIGRQAIEENRDEVLEHLQGADLVFVTCGMGGGTGTGAAPIIAQIAKDIGALTVGIVTKPFLFEGRKRMKQAEMGITELRRNVDTMIVVPNERLLAVVGKGIPFQDALKKADEVLLNATRGIASLITSTGIINVDFADVRTVMQNGGAALMGTGIGRGENRALEAAQQAISSPLLDNVSINGASGVLINIIGGDDLTLGEATQISEIIHDAVGDDAQIIFGAGSDPRLVGEVRVTVIATGFDRAVTGEPVVERSVPGQVLPFTPRRPQPNVASTPIAPTTIPAASTPAPQAVPFVRPAPPARPAAPDVSDMEIPTFIRRQMD, encoded by the coding sequence ATGATTTTCGAGCTCGAGGAGCAGTCGGCGCAAAACGCCCGGATGAAGGTCGTTGGCGTCGGCGGCGGTGGCGGCAATGCCGTGAACCGTATGATTGAGGAACACCTGGCCGGAGTGCAGTTCATCTCGGTCAACACCGATGCTCAGGCGTTGTCGGGCTCACGGTCAGACCTCAAGGTCCAGATCGGGAAGAAGCTGACTCGCGGGCTCGGTGCCGGGGCACGCCCCGAGATTGGTCGTCAGGCCATCGAAGAGAATCGCGACGAGGTGCTCGAGCATCTCCAGGGTGCCGACCTGGTCTTCGTGACCTGCGGCATGGGCGGCGGCACCGGTACGGGTGCCGCGCCGATCATCGCCCAGATCGCCAAGGACATCGGGGCGCTGACCGTCGGAATCGTGACGAAGCCGTTCCTGTTCGAGGGACGGAAGCGGATGAAGCAGGCCGAGATGGGGATCACGGAGCTGCGTCGAAACGTTGATACGATGATCGTCGTACCGAACGAACGACTGCTCGCCGTGGTCGGCAAGGGGATCCCGTTTCAGGATGCATTGAAGAAGGCCGATGAGGTGTTGCTCAATGCAACGCGGGGGATTGCGTCGCTCATCACCTCGACGGGCATCATCAACGTGGACTTCGCCGATGTGCGTACCGTGATGCAGAACGGTGGCGCCGCGCTGATGGGCACCGGCATCGGGCGGGGCGAGAATCGGGCACTCGAGGCGGCACAGCAGGCGATCTCGTCGCCACTGCTCGACAACGTGTCGATCAATGGCGCGAGCGGTGTCTTGATCAACATCATCGGCGGCGACGACCTGACGCTCGGTGAGGCAACGCAGATCAGCGAGATCATCCACGATGCGGTGGGTGATGATGCCCAGATCATTTTCGGTGCGGGCAGCGATCCGCGCCTGGTGGGTGAGGTTCGCGTTACGGTGATCGCGACGGGCTTCGATCGTGCCGTGACCGGAGAGCCGGTGGTGGAGCGGAGTGTGCCGGGGCAGGTGCTCCCGTTCACGCCGCGCCGGCCGCAACCGAATGTGGCTTCGACGCCGATTGCGCCGACGACCATACCGGCCGCGAGCACCCCGGCACCACAAGCGGTGCCGTTTGTCCGACCGGCGCCGCCCGCACGACCGGCAGCACCTGATGTGTCCGATATGGAGATTCCGACCTTTATCCGGCGGCAAATGGACTGA
- a CDS encoding M23 family metallopeptidase, with amino-acid sequence MLSRRVLQLPIAVAVLGAAAMFAVRGEWPWTRLTDVPTARPIVVTNPFRIVRDTLQSGETVSALLARQGVTGLNVATLASVVRFDPRRIRAGLEFFVRRNSDTDEPTHVEFRPTPEQRVRFVRASSGEWKGEAVPIYWATDTIRVGAGIESNLYAAMDREVSEATLDHNERVRLVNELADVNEWTVDFSRDIQPGDRFAAVVERLVSEEGEVRFGRILASELVLGGKTLNAFRFGAAGTAAAFYDGEGKALKRSFLVTPVEFRYISSGFSRARFHPVLGIMRKHEGLDYAAATGTPVRAAGDGTVLRAGYGGGYGNLVEVRHRDGVTTRYGHLSRIATGLHPGMHVTQGQVIGRVGMTGLATGPHLHYEFRVDGVARDPRSIKSEAGAPLPGSSLASFRSQRDVLLQLLGRRAPGNSSPLAG; translated from the coding sequence ATGCTTTCACGACGCGTACTCCAGCTTCCCATCGCCGTTGCCGTTCTCGGCGCGGCCGCGATGTTCGCGGTCCGCGGCGAATGGCCCTGGACGCGTCTGACTGATGTCCCGACTGCCCGCCCGATTGTGGTGACCAATCCGTTCCGGATTGTTCGCGACACGCTGCAGAGTGGCGAGACCGTATCGGCCCTGCTGGCACGTCAGGGCGTTACCGGCTTGAATGTCGCGACCCTCGCGAGCGTGGTGCGCTTCGATCCACGCCGGATCCGCGCGGGCCTCGAGTTCTTCGTGCGGCGCAATTCCGACACCGACGAGCCAACCCACGTTGAGTTCCGACCGACCCCGGAGCAGCGGGTGCGGTTCGTTCGCGCGTCGAGCGGCGAGTGGAAGGGTGAGGCGGTACCGATCTACTGGGCAACCGATACCATTCGGGTCGGCGCCGGGATCGAGAGCAACCTCTATGCAGCGATGGACCGCGAGGTCAGCGAAGCAACGCTCGATCACAATGAGCGGGTGCGCCTCGTCAACGAGCTGGCCGATGTCAACGAATGGACGGTCGACTTCTCGCGTGACATCCAGCCGGGCGATCGCTTCGCTGCGGTCGTCGAGCGGCTGGTCTCCGAAGAGGGCGAGGTCCGGTTCGGGCGCATCCTCGCCAGCGAACTGGTGCTCGGCGGCAAGACGCTCAATGCCTTCCGTTTCGGCGCAGCGGGCACGGCTGCAGCGTTCTACGATGGCGAGGGGAAGGCGCTGAAGCGCTCGTTCCTGGTGACCCCGGTCGAGTTCCGCTACATCTCGAGTGGCTTTTCGCGGGCACGCTTCCATCCGGTGCTCGGAATCATGCGCAAGCACGAAGGGCTCGACTACGCTGCCGCCACGGGAACACCAGTTCGCGCGGCCGGTGACGGCACGGTGCTGCGCGCCGGCTATGGTGGCGGCTACGGCAACCTGGTCGAGGTTCGTCACCGTGATGGCGTGACCACTCGGTACGGTCACCTCTCGCGCATCGCGACGGGACTGCACCCGGGGATGCACGTGACGCAGGGACAGGTCATTGGTCGCGTCGGGATGACCGGGCTCGCCACCGGACCGCATCTGCATTACGAATTCCGCGTCGACGGTGTCGCGCGAGATCCGCGCTCGATCAAGAGCGAGGCTGGCGCTCCGCTGCCGGGGAGTTCCCTCGCATCGTTCCGTTCCCAGCGCGATGTCCTGCTCCAGTTGCTCGGCCGCCGTGCGCCGGGCAACTCGTCGCCACTCGCCGGGTAG
- the hisA gene encoding 1-(5-phosphoribosyl)-5-[(5-phosphoribosylamino)methylideneamino]imidazole-4-carboxamide isomerase, whose amino-acid sequence MDLYPAIDLRSGRVVRLSQGEAERQTVYGSDPAAQAAAFVDDGARWVHVVDLDRAFGGGENDAAVAAIVGAVAGRARVQVGGGVRSLARAAALMSLGVSRVVVGTAAVEQPELLDAMVNEVGARQVAVGIDARDGIVALRGWTELSPIRAIDLARRVADQGIGTVIATDIARDGMLGGPDITGSLAIAAALATAPDPDLIVSGGVATLDDLRTIAAAGLGGAIVGRALYEGRFTLREALEAAG is encoded by the coding sequence ATGGACCTCTATCCTGCTATCGACCTGCGCAGTGGCCGCGTCGTGCGCCTGTCGCAGGGCGAGGCTGAACGCCAGACGGTGTATGGGAGCGACCCTGCGGCGCAGGCTGCCGCGTTCGTCGACGACGGCGCCCGATGGGTACACGTGGTCGACCTCGATCGCGCCTTTGGTGGTGGCGAGAACGACGCCGCGGTTGCGGCCATTGTGGGCGCGGTGGCAGGGCGTGCGCGCGTACAAGTCGGTGGCGGTGTTCGATCGCTCGCGCGCGCGGCGGCTCTGATGTCCCTTGGGGTCAGCCGAGTCGTGGTCGGCACGGCGGCGGTCGAACAGCCGGAATTGCTCGACGCCATGGTGAATGAAGTTGGCGCCAGGCAGGTCGCTGTCGGCATCGATGCGCGCGATGGCATCGTCGCGTTGCGCGGGTGGACCGAACTCTCGCCGATCCGCGCGATCGATCTCGCGCGGCGGGTCGCCGATCAGGGAATCGGGACCGTGATCGCGACCGATATTGCGCGCGACGGCATGCTCGGCGGGCCCGACATCACCGGATCGCTGGCCATCGCCGCGGCACTTGCAACGGCACCCGACCCAGATCTCATCGTTTCCGGCGGCGTTGCCACGCTTGATGACCTGCGCACCATCGCTGCCGCCGGACTCGGTGGTGCCATCGTGGGGCGTGCGCTCTACGAGGGCCGCTTCACGCTGCGTGAAGCGCTCGAGGCGGCGGGATGA
- the ftsY gene encoding signal recognition particle-docking protein FtsY, with translation MARAIGGKLGIWQRIKRLALTDVGALARGLKADDLEQVERVLLEADFGVPATLELVDFLEGEVRKGKVKNDTDLHAALVDRLASMLAGNGDPAMLAAPASGPTIVLVIGVNGVGKTTSVAKLAYRLSKQGKRVLLGAADTYRAGAIAQLETWAERLGIPCVSGASGGDPAAVAFDAVEAGMARGVDVVLIDTAGRLHTQEGLMAELSKVVRVVAKKLPGAPHEVLLVLDGTVGQNAVQQGKQFAEVVRPTGLIVTKLDGTARGGAVVALRRELAIPIRFVGVGERPEDLTPFDGRAWSEDLLAEG, from the coding sequence ATGGCGCGAGCAATTGGCGGCAAGCTGGGAATCTGGCAGCGGATCAAGCGACTGGCGCTCACCGACGTGGGTGCACTTGCGCGCGGACTCAAGGCAGACGATCTCGAGCAGGTCGAGCGCGTCCTGCTCGAAGCAGACTTCGGCGTTCCTGCCACGCTCGAGCTGGTGGATTTTCTCGAGGGCGAAGTTCGCAAGGGAAAGGTCAAGAACGATACCGACCTGCACGCAGCGCTGGTGGACCGGCTCGCGAGCATGCTGGCGGGTAACGGCGATCCTGCGATGCTGGCAGCTCCAGCGAGCGGCCCCACGATCGTGCTGGTGATTGGTGTCAATGGTGTCGGCAAGACCACGAGCGTGGCGAAGCTGGCGTACCGGCTCTCGAAGCAGGGGAAGCGCGTCCTGCTCGGCGCGGCCGATACCTATCGTGCTGGCGCCATCGCCCAGCTCGAAACGTGGGCCGAGCGGCTAGGGATTCCTTGTGTCTCGGGGGCATCGGGCGGTGATCCTGCGGCGGTCGCGTTCGACGCGGTCGAAGCCGGAATGGCGCGCGGTGTCGACGTGGTACTGATCGACACCGCTGGCCGGCTGCACACACAGGAAGGGTTGATGGCCGAACTGAGCAAGGTAGTTCGCGTGGTGGCCAAGAAGCTCCCTGGTGCTCCGCACGAAGTGCTGCTCGTGCTGGATGGCACGGTGGGTCAGAACGCCGTGCAGCAGGGGAAGCAGTTCGCCGAAGTGGTTCGCCCGACCGGATTGATCGTGACCAAGCTGGATGGCACGGCGCGGGGTGGGGCAGTGGTCGCGCTGCGTCGGGAACTGGCTATTCCGATCCGGTTCGTCGGTGTGGGCGAACGCCCCGAAGACCTGACCCCGTTCGACGGTCGGGCCTGGTCGGAGGATCTGCTGGCGGAGGGGTGA
- a CDS encoding MaoC family dehydratase, producing the protein MRFAELEIGMAAEVSKMIGIEEIDAFGALTGDRNPLHFDQDFAEQSRFGGIISHGMLTASLLSTVLGMKLPGTGAVYVSQSLNFLAPVRLDDTVTASVVVVELVPGRRRVRLQARIANQRGETVIDGEAWMFLME; encoded by the coding sequence ATGCGATTCGCGGAGCTGGAGATCGGAATGGCTGCGGAGGTCTCGAAGATGATCGGGATCGAAGAGATCGACGCGTTTGGGGCCCTCACCGGCGACCGGAACCCGCTGCATTTCGATCAGGACTTCGCCGAGCAGAGTCGCTTCGGGGGGATCATCTCGCACGGGATGCTGACCGCGAGCCTCCTCTCGACCGTGCTCGGAATGAAGCTTCCGGGGACGGGGGCGGTCTATGTCAGCCAGAGCCTGAACTTTCTGGCCCCAGTGCGGCTCGACGACACGGTGACTGCGAGCGTGGTGGTGGTCGAGTTGGTGCCGGGGCGGCGCCGGGTCCGGCTGCAGGCGCGCATTGCGAACCAGCGGGGCGAAACGGTGATCGATGGGGAAGCCTGGATGTTCCTGATGGAGTAG